In Carya illinoinensis cultivar Pawnee chromosome 9, C.illinoinensisPawnee_v1, whole genome shotgun sequence, the following are encoded in one genomic region:
- the LOC122277199 gene encoding uncharacterized protein LOC122277199 — MDNTFPSSSDWLPFYDRPAAIDGQPVLSHGVQISDATVVTTCVETDINISSPSSNPSLATNGQLTPKGSPSKPIRRRSRASKRTPTTLLNANTGNFRALVQQFTGCPSTAISFGNQRGPVNLNFGKASQENQRMVTSVMAPFGTNYHYHRQSQSQQPVLADDLQYQRHNQQQQLLLQEQQSMYSFGNNISSDVFVSSTSSNAPRPNVETADGFALMDDHNVFFHELTMDSFSSDVKNDGFF, encoded by the coding sequence ATGGATAATACCTTCCCAAGTTCTAGTGACTGGCTGCCATTCTACGACCGGCCGGCCGCCATTGATGGCCAGCCAGTGCTTTCTCATGGAGTACAGATCTCGGATGCTACTGTGGTCACGACCTGCGTCGAAACTGACATCAATATCTCCAGTCCAAGCAGCAATCCATCGCTTGCAACAAATGGTCAGTTGACTCCAAAGGGTAGTCCATCGAAACCTATCCGCAGGAGGTCTAGGGCTTCCAAAAGAACACCAACCACCCTCCTCAATGCCAATACCGGCAATTTTCGAGCCCTGGTGCAGCAATTCACCGGTTGTCCTAGCACGGCCATCTCATTTGGGAACCAAAGAGGACCTGTCAATTTAAACTTTGGGAAAGCGAGTCAAGAAAACCAACGAATGGTTACTTCAGTAATGGCACCCTTTGGGACCAATTATCATTATCATCGACAGTCGCAGTCTCAGCAGCCAGTACTTGCAGATGATCTTCAGTATCAACGCCACAATCAACAGCAACAACTGCTGCTACAGGAGCAGCAGAGTATGTATTCATTTGGCAACAATATTTCTAGCGATGTTTTTGTTTCGTCCACCTCTAGCAACGCCCCTAGGCCCAACGTGGAGACTGCCGACGGGTTTGCCTTAATGGACGATCATAATGTTTTTTTTCATGAACTAACAATGGATTCTTTCTCCAGTGATGTTAAGAATGATGGTTTCTTTTAG
- the LOC122276178 gene encoding copper-transporting ATPase RAN1-like, which translates to MAPSLKDLQLTKVAGAGGRVFDSEDSGDLEDVRLLDSYDDGDSFNKIEAGIRRVQVSVSGMTCAACSNSVEAALNSVNGVLRASVALLQNKADVAFDPMLAKDEDIKNAIEDAGFEAEILPEPSTFGTNPHGTLLGQFSIGGMTCATCVNSVEGILRNLPGVKKAVVALATSLGEVEYDPLVISKDEIVNAIEDAGFEASLVQSSEQDKIILGVAGMYNEMDGQLLEGILSHFKGVRQFCFDKTSRELEVLFDPEIVSSRSLVDGIEGQSNGKFKLHVTSPYARMTSKDVEEASNMFWLFASSLFLSIPVFLIRVVCPHIPLVYSFLLWRCGPFQMEDWLKWALVSLVQFVVGKRFYIAAARALRNGSTNMDVLVALGTSASYLYSICALLYGAVTGFWSPTYFETSAMLITFVLFGKYLECLAKGKTSDAIKKLVELAPATAVLLVKDKVGRFVGEREIDALLIQPGDTLKVLPGAKVPADGVVVWGSSYVNEGMVTGESVPVSKEVNSSVIGGTINLHGALHIQATKVGGDAVLSQIISLVETAQMSKAPIQKFADFVASIFVPTVVVMSLLTLMGWYISGALGAYPEQWLPENGNHFIFALMFSISVVVIACPCALGLATPTAVMVATGVGANNGVLIKGGDALERAQKIKYVIFDKTGTLTQGKATVTTAKVFAGMDRGEFLRLVASAEVSSEHPLAKAIVEYARHFHFFDECTETKDAENNIKESTSGWLFDVSEFYALPGRGVNCFINGKRVLVGNRKLITENGMAIPTDVESFIVDMEESAKTGILVAYDNSLIGVLGVADPLKREAAVVVEGLGKMGVGTAMVTGDNWRTARAVAKEVGIRDVRAEVMPAGKADVVRSFQKDGSIVAMVGDGINDSPALAAADVGMAIGAGTDIAIEAADYVLMRNNLEDVITAIDISRKTFSRIRLNYVFAMGYNVVAIPIAAGVFYPSLGIKLPPWAAGACMALSSVSVVCSSLLLRRYKKPRLTTILEITVE; encoded by the exons ATGGCGCCGAGTCTGAAAGACCTACAGCTCACCAAGGTTGCCGGCGCAGGTGGCCGGGTCTTCGACAGCGAAGATTCCGGTGACCTCGAGGACGTACGGCTCCTAGATTCCTACGATGATGGCGATAGTTTTAATAAAATCGAAGCAGGAATAAGGAGGGTCCAGGTCAGCGTCTCCGGTATGACCTGCGCTGCTTGCTCTAATTCAGTTGAGGCGGCTCTAAACAGCGTCAACGGGGTTTTGAGGGCCTCTGTTGCCTTGCTTCAGAACAAGGCTGACGTGGCCTTTGATCCTATGTTGGCGAAG GACGAAGACATTAAGAATGCAATTGAGGATGCGGGCTTTGAGGCTGAGATTCTACCTGAACCCAGTACTTTTGGGACAAATCCACATGGAACCCTGTTAGGGCAGTTCTCAATTGGAGGTATGACGTGTGCAACCTGTGTAAATTCTGTTGAAGGTATTTTAAGAAATCTGCCTGGTGTAAAAAAGGCAGTAGTTGCCTTGGCCACTTCCTTAGGGGAAGTTGAGTATGACCCCCTTGTGATTAGTAAGGATGAAATTGTCAATGCAATCGAAGATGCTGGTTTTGAAGCTTCACTTGTACAGAGCAGTGAGCAGGACAAAATCATATTAGGGGTTGCTGGCATGTACAATGAGATGGACGGACAACTTTTAGAAGGCATACTAAGCCACTTTAAAGGCGTTAGACAATTTTGTTTTGACAAAACATCGAGAGAATTGGAAGTTCTCTTTGATCCTGAAATTGTCAGCTCCAGATCATTAGTTGATGGGATTGAGGGACAATCCAATGGGAAGTTTAAATTACACGTAACAAGCCCTTATGCAAGAATGACTTCCAAAGATGTTGAAGAAGCTTCAAATATGTTTTGGCTTTTTGCCTCTAGCTTGTTTCTCAGT ATTCCTGTCTTTCTCATAAGGGTAGTTTGTCCTCACATACCACTGGTGTATTCCTTTTTGCTTTGGAGATGTGGGCCCTTCCAAATGGAGGATTGGTTGAAGTGGGCATTGGTGAGTCTTGTCCAATTTGTTGTTGGAAAGCGCTTCTACATTGCTGCTGCCAGAGCTCTTCGGAATGGTTCAACTAACATGGATGTTTTGGTTGCATTGGGAACTTCAGCCTCTTACCTCTACTCTATATGTGCTCTTCTATATGGTGCAGTGACTGGATTTTGGTCCCCAACGTACTTTGAAACAAGTGCAATGCTGATAACATTTGTATTGTTTGGGAAGTATCTGGAGTGTCTTGCCAAAGGAAAAACCTCAGATGCCATCAAGAAATTAGTGGAACTTGCACCAGCAACAGCAGTGTTACTTGTCAAAGACAAAG TTGGAAGATTTGTTGGAGAACGGGAAATAGATGCTTTGCTAATTCAGCCTGGCGACACTTTAAAAGTTCTTCCTGGTGCAAAGGTTCCTGCTGATGGTGTAGTTGTATGGGGTTCAAGTTATGTTAACGAGGGGATGGTAACTGGTGAATCTGTACCTGTTTCAAAGGAAGTCAATTCATCAGTTATTGGAGGTACTATAAATTTACATGGTGCCCTTCACATACAAGCTACTAAAGTAGGAGGTGATGCAGTTTTAAGCCAGATAATTAGCTTGGTTGAGACAGCCCAGATGTCAAAAGCTCCTATTCAGAAGTTTGCTGACTTT GTAGCGAGCATATTTGTTCCTACAGTTGTTGTCATGTCATTGTTAACATTGATGGGTTG GTATATTAGTGGAGCTCTTGGAGCTTACCCAGAACAATGGCTTCCGGAAAATGGAAACCACTTCATATTTGCCCTCATGTTTTCAATATCGGTTGTGGTTATTGCATGTCCATGTGCTCTTGGCTTGGCAACGCCAACTGCTGTCATGGTTGCAACAGGGGTTGGGGCAAATAATGGTGTGCTGATAAAAGGAGGAGATGCTTTGGAAAGGGCTCAAAAGATTAAGTATGTGATATTTGATAAAACAGGTACCCTAACCCAGGGAAAAGCCACAGTTACGACAGCAAAAGTTTTTGCTGGAATGGATCGTGGAGAATTCCTTAGATTGGTGGCTTCTGCAGAG GTTAGCAGTGAGCACCCATTGGCTAAAGCAATAGTGGAATATGCACGCCATTTCCATTTCTTTGATGAGTGTACTGAAACCAAGGATGCtgaaaataatatcaaagaGTCAACTTCTGGATGGCTTTTTGATGTGTCAGAATTCTATGCTCTGCCAGGAAGAGGTGTCAATTGCTTTATAAATGGGAAAAGGGTCCTG GTTGGAAACCGGAAGCTAATAACTGAAAATGGAATGGCTATCCCAACCGATGTTGAAAGTTTCATAGTAGATATGGAAGAAAGTGCCAAGACCGGAATACTTGTTGCATATGACAATAGCCTAATTGGAGTTTTGGGAGTTGCTGACCCACTAAAGAGAGAGGCTGCTGTGGTAGTGGAGGGCCTTGGGAAAATGGGTGTTGGGACAGCCATGGTCACTGGGGATAACTGGAGAACAGCTAGGGCAGTTGCTAAGGAG GTTGGCATCCGAGATGTAAGGGCAGAGGTAATGCCAGCAGGAAAAGCCGATGTCGTACGATCATTCCAAAAAGATGGGAGCATAGTTGCAATGGTGGGTGATGGTATCAACGACTCCCCTGCTCTAGCTGCAGCCGATGTTGGTATGGCAATCGGGGCTGGGACAGATATTGCCATAGAAGCAGCGGATTATGTATTGATGAGAAATAACTTGGAAGATGTAATCACAGCCATTGATATCTCGCGGAAGACCTTTTCACGTATCAGATTAAATTATGTGTTTGCCATGGGTTACAATGTGGTTGCGATCCCTATTGCTGCTGGGGTTTTCTATCCTTCTCTTGGGATTAAGTTACCACCATGGGCGGCTGGTGCATGCATGGCTCTCTCATCTGTAAGTGTAGTATGCTCTTCTTTGCTTCTTAGGAGATACAAAAAACCCAGACTTACAACCATACTAGAAATAACTGTAGAGTAG